The following are from one region of the Veillonella nakazawae genome:
- a CDS encoding class I SAM-dependent methyltransferase produces MNDIFEKNHPMKDDKEFITSYWTDRAHDFGTLRAKELESPKLKLWRDELTSHIFDSDRSLRILDIGCGAGFFSIILSQLGHTVHGIDITPNMIDEANQLAESLDCDATFSVMDAENLSFDSNTFDIVVARNVTWNLPHPDKAYAEWLRIIRPGGLILNYDAEHARNHHDLPQSVHHAHEHVSNDLKERCHTIYHMLEISSFTRPQWDKEVLTKLGASSVTIDSTVGPRIYNEEDEFYIPVPMFLVKVIK; encoded by the coding sequence ATGAATGATATATTTGAAAAAAATCATCCTATGAAGGATGATAAAGAATTTATTACATCCTATTGGACAGATCGAGCTCACGATTTTGGAACCTTACGAGCTAAAGAATTAGAGAGCCCTAAACTTAAATTATGGAGAGATGAACTAACGAGTCATATCTTTGATTCTGATCGCTCTTTACGTATTTTAGACATTGGTTGTGGTGCAGGCTTCTTTAGTATTATCCTCTCTCAACTAGGACATACAGTACACGGCATCGATATTACGCCTAATATGATAGACGAAGCAAATCAACTGGCAGAATCCCTTGATTGTGATGCTACCTTCTCCGTCATGGATGCTGAAAATCTCAGCTTTGACTCCAATACCTTTGATATCGTTGTAGCCCGCAATGTAACATGGAACTTACCACATCCAGATAAAGCCTATGCTGAATGGTTACGCATCATTCGTCCAGGCGGTTTAATCCTCAATTATGATGCGGAACATGCTCGCAATCACCATGACTTACCACAATCTGTTCATCATGCCCATGAGCATGTAAGCAATGACTTAAAAGAGCGGTGCCATACGATTTATCATATGCTTGAAATTTCATCCTTTACACGCCCTCAATGGGATAAAGAAGTGCTCACAAAATTAGGTGCTAGCTCCGTCACTATTGACTCCACAGTAGGTCCTCGTATTTACAACGAAGAAGATGAATTTTATATTCCTGTACCAATGTTCTTAGTGAAAGTAATAAAATAG
- a CDS encoding DUF4241 domain-containing protein, with protein sequence MDQSKLTSEWIQEFNRLGSEGKLKPTVPYHDLFNRKELKGFPLHTLPMWTVTFPTGHITCCDPLVTLPNKPDTYIRTVEPGTYLLETKIIEMEPNEYRYVASRVVFSGNEPVNYELALKGTEDLTDLDDGESYIGFPVDSGLATVVDAETIKTYRKFYDQWHTNYPDKNIYDDYYSDLFQLNALAYPQYQRSKGDWINFTIPETELTVPMIQSGFGDGLYPVYWAFDKDGQICQLIMEYIDCSEAYQ encoded by the coding sequence ATGGATCAATCTAAATTAACAAGTGAATGGATTCAAGAGTTTAATCGTTTAGGTTCTGAAGGTAAATTAAAACCTACCGTACCATATCATGATTTATTTAACCGTAAAGAGCTAAAAGGATTTCCATTGCATACATTACCTATGTGGACTGTAACATTCCCAACAGGCCATATTACATGTTGTGACCCTTTGGTAACATTGCCGAATAAACCGGATACATATATTAGAACGGTAGAACCAGGTACGTACTTGTTGGAAACAAAAATCATTGAAATGGAACCTAATGAATACCGTTATGTAGCAAGCCGCGTTGTTTTTAGTGGTAATGAGCCTGTGAACTATGAATTGGCTTTAAAAGGTACAGAAGATTTAACAGATCTTGATGATGGTGAAAGCTACATTGGCTTCCCTGTGGATTCTGGACTTGCTACCGTGGTTGATGCAGAAACTATTAAAACCTATAGAAAGTTTTATGATCAATGGCATACTAACTATCCTGACAAAAATATCTATGATGATTACTACAGTGATTTGTTCCAATTAAATGCATTAGCATATCCGCAATACCAACGTTCTAAAGGGGATTGGATCAACTTTACAATTCCTGAAACCGAATTGACTGTGCCAATGATTCAATCTGGCTTTGGTGATGGTTTATACCCTGTATACTGGGCTTTTGATAAAGATGGTCAAATCTGCCAATTGATTATGGAATATATTGATTGCAGCGAAG
- a CDS encoding haloacid dehalogenase-like hydrolase, translating into MITYKTDSKASLQSSESSMPVLAMCYDFDKTLTPDDMQAQGFIQSVGYDEEQIKQFWQESNQLAKKNDMDNNLAYMYKMIQEAVGRFYVTREKLMEYGNQVELYEGVRTWFERIREYGLEHGVRIEHYIISSGLKEMIEGTEMAKEGAFTKIYASAFMFDDKGVAVWPAQAINYTNKTQFLFRIQKGILDINDTGVNDYVKPEDQRVPFRNMIYIGDSDTDIPCMSLVNANGGHSIGVYDPVKKDKDKVYKMMRHHRIRYYAPADYTNGSKLDTLVKQIIRKTAAYEVLEGEYVHCKHEAEE; encoded by the coding sequence ATGATCACCTATAAGACTGACAGTAAAGCATCATTACAATCATCTGAATCGTCTATGCCAGTACTAGCTATGTGTTATGATTTTGATAAGACTTTAACACCTGATGATATGCAGGCACAAGGCTTTATCCAATCTGTTGGCTATGATGAAGAGCAAATCAAACAGTTCTGGCAAGAATCTAATCAGCTGGCTAAGAAAAATGATATGGATAATAACTTGGCTTATATGTACAAGATGATTCAAGAAGCAGTGGGCCGTTTTTATGTAACTCGAGAAAAGCTTATGGAATATGGGAATCAAGTGGAACTATATGAAGGTGTTCGCACTTGGTTTGAGCGTATTCGTGAATATGGTTTAGAACACGGTGTACGCATTGAACATTACATCATATCGTCTGGTTTAAAAGAGATGATAGAAGGTACTGAAATGGCGAAAGAGGGAGCTTTCACCAAAATCTATGCCAGTGCATTCATGTTCGACGACAAAGGCGTAGCAGTTTGGCCTGCACAAGCCATTAACTATACAAATAAAACACAGTTTTTATTCCGTATTCAAAAAGGAATTTTAGATATCAATGACACAGGTGTTAATGATTATGTTAAGCCTGAAGATCAACGTGTACCGTTCCGCAATATGATATATATTGGGGATAGTGATACAGATATTCCTTGCATGAGCTTGGTTAATGCTAATGGCGGTCATTCTATAGGTGTTTATGATCCTGTTAAGAAGGATAAAGATAAGGTGTATAAGATGATGCGTCATCACCGCATACGTTATTATGCACCTGCAGACTATACAAATGGTTCAAAGTTAGATACATTAGTTAAACAAATTATTCGTAAAACCGCAGCCTACGAAGTGTTAGAAGGCGAATATGTACATTGTAAACACGAAGCAGAGGAGTAA
- a CDS encoding DUF1848 domain-containing protein, with the protein MILQTGQRTDIPAFYGQWLINRVRQGFVDVRNPYNPIHITRYPINHEVVDGIAFCTKNPLPFIPLLHEINDYRQYWHMTITPYGADIETNVPQVDLVIDGFKHISTKRNPQSMVWRYDPIILTHNYTVDFHFESFYKMAKALEGYTDTVVVSFLDIFDKVAQTFPEGYRPSLDIQMKIIKELVSIAHSHHMILKTCGEGDIFKELGVNTEGCFTLDCYERAWNVKLKAPKRTPARPECNCYLHGDIGAYDTCSHFCRYCYANTNQAAVRQNCLLHDPNSSLLIGKLSKTAIIKESAEKSWIVDTNYTQDSLF; encoded by the coding sequence ATGATTTTACAGACGGGACAGCGTACGGATATTCCTGCCTTTTATGGGCAATGGTTAATTAATCGCGTCCGCCAAGGATTTGTAGATGTACGCAATCCCTATAATCCGATACATATAACACGATATCCTATCAATCATGAAGTAGTAGATGGTATTGCGTTTTGTACAAAGAATCCGTTGCCTTTCATTCCGCTCTTACATGAAATAAATGATTATAGACAGTATTGGCATATGACTATAACTCCATATGGAGCAGATATAGAGACTAATGTTCCACAAGTGGATTTAGTAATAGACGGATTTAAACATATATCTACAAAACGTAATCCTCAGTCCATGGTGTGGCGTTATGATCCTATTATTTTAACCCACAACTATACAGTTGATTTTCATTTTGAAAGCTTTTATAAAATGGCTAAAGCCCTCGAAGGATATACAGATACGGTAGTTGTAAGTTTCTTAGATATTTTTGATAAGGTAGCTCAGACCTTTCCCGAAGGTTATAGACCGAGTTTAGATATTCAAATGAAGATTATTAAAGAATTAGTATCTATAGCTCATTCTCATCATATGATACTTAAAACCTGTGGAGAAGGGGACATTTTCAAAGAATTAGGTGTTAATACAGAGGGCTGTTTTACGCTAGACTGTTATGAACGTGCTTGGAACGTAAAATTAAAAGCACCGAAACGTACACCAGCTAGACCAGAGTGTAATTGTTATTTACATGGTGATATAGGTGCCTATGATACTTGTAGCCATTTTTGTCGCTATTGTTATGCCAATACAAATCAGGCTGCAGTTCGCCAAAATTGCTTATTACATGATCCGAACTCTAGCTTACTTATTGGAAAACTTTCAAAAACAGCAATTATTAAAGAAAGTGCGGAAAAAAGCTGGATTGTAGATACAAATTACACACAAGATTCTTTATTTTAA